The following proteins are co-located in the Candidatus Cloacimonadota bacterium genome:
- a CDS encoding PAS domain S-box protein has translation EALLHLEIGRKISHEIGAKDLEKESFEGLSKLYSATGKYEKAYEFINRYTELKDSIFAIEKSLKITHLQNKYEAEKTENLISAMKKEQEIQNLIKKYLIIGLILILLITILLYYLYNEKKKEIVLRKKTEERLIESEESFRSLAENLKVSVFTFDESGYFTYANPASSEISGYSNKELLSMKFYEFVHPEFKETVKERGFSRLEEDIYPNTYEIKIITKNKVQKWIELVNSRIIINGKAVILGTGVNITENKKAREIQTVLYNISNATNTTTEIDELYKIIHEQLNTIIDTTNFYIALYDEKTNIISAPYYIDELNKQIPEPQQLKNGITAYIIKKEKPLYLTAKKRNKLIREGLIADMNWKSKIWLGVPLKVGKNVIGALAVQSYKDAKMYSEKDLEILEFVSEQVALAIDRKKAQDALKESIVRNKALLQAIPDMIFVLDKNGKYLDFEAEKNGLLAIPRKQIIGKNIKDAGFNEQQIKLILNKIEESIKTGNTQTIEYELAVPEGLNTFEARIVPLNQSKVLAIVRDVTSQRKAEKGLIESEERYRRLFDSSPDPIIVHSNGKLISANKAAANFIGIDNPEKLYGQPIIDFVAPESHEIVKERIHKLYTAGTPVELEEEKYLTIDGSVRDVEISAIPITFKNEKAVLVAFRDITDRKSAEERIKNSLKEKEVLLQEIHHRVKNNMQVISSMLNLQAGYIKNKQDLDLFKDSINRVKSMALIHEKLYRSEDLARINFSDYIQKLARNLFTFFKIDINRIKYRVEMEEILLDINKAIPCGLIINELLSNSLKYAFPKDKKGLIQIKIEYRENENKYHVLFEDDGIGLPDRIDFQNTETLGLQLVTTLVKQLHGDIELDKSNGSKYTIIFTGSDDV, from the coding sequence AGAAGCATTACTTCATCTTGAAATCGGAAGAAAAATATCTCATGAGATCGGAGCAAAAGACCTTGAAAAAGAGAGTTTTGAAGGATTATCAAAATTATATTCAGCAACAGGAAAATATGAAAAAGCTTATGAATTCATTAATCGTTATACAGAATTAAAAGACAGCATTTTTGCCATTGAAAAAAGCTTGAAAATCACGCATTTGCAAAACAAATATGAAGCTGAAAAAACTGAAAATTTGATTTCAGCAATGAAAAAGGAACAGGAAATCCAAAACCTGATCAAAAAATACCTGATCATCGGCCTGATCTTGATCCTGTTGATCACAATCCTCTTATATTACCTTTATAATGAGAAAAAAAAGGAAATTGTACTTCGCAAAAAAACAGAGGAACGGTTGATCGAAAGCGAAGAATCATTTCGTTCTTTAGCGGAGAATTTAAAAGTATCTGTTTTTACCTTCGATGAAAGCGGTTATTTTACTTATGCAAATCCTGCTTCCTCGGAAATCAGCGGTTACTCAAATAAAGAACTTCTTTCAATGAAATTTTATGAATTTGTACATCCGGAATTCAAAGAGACTGTTAAGGAAAGAGGATTTTCCAGATTAGAAGAAGATATTTATCCAAATACCTATGAAATCAAAATAATCACTAAAAACAAAGTACAAAAATGGATCGAACTTGTAAACAGTCGCATCATAATTAATGGAAAAGCTGTTATTTTAGGAACTGGAGTAAACATCACTGAAAACAAAAAAGCACGGGAAATACAAACTGTTTTATATAATATCAGCAATGCTACCAACACAACCACAGAAATAGATGAACTTTATAAAATCATTCATGAACAACTCAATACGATCATAGACACAACAAATTTTTATATCGCATTATATGATGAAAAAACAAATATTATTTCTGCTCCATATTATATCGATGAATTGAATAAACAAATCCCAGAACCACAACAATTGAAAAACGGGATCACTGCATATATAATAAAAAAAGAAAAACCACTTTATTTAACTGCTAAAAAAAGGAACAAACTCATTCGGGAAGGTCTTATTGCCGATATGAATTGGAAAAGTAAGATCTGGTTAGGTGTTCCTCTAAAAGTTGGGAAAAATGTTATTGGAGCTTTAGCGGTTCAAAGTTATAAAGATGCTAAAATGTATTCGGAAAAAGATCTTGAAATTCTGGAATTCGTATCTGAACAAGTTGCTTTAGCTATTGATAGAAAAAAAGCTCAAGATGCCCTAAAAGAAAGTATTGTCAGGAACAAAGCTCTTCTTCAGGCAATTCCTGACATGATCTTTGTCCTCGATAAAAATGGAAAATACCTGGATTTTGAAGCGGAAAAAAACGGTTTATTAGCAATTCCAAGAAAGCAGATAATTGGAAAAAACATCAAAGATGCTGGTTTTAATGAACAACAAATAAAATTGATCCTGAATAAAATTGAAGAGTCTATTAAAACAGGAAATACTCAGACAATTGAATATGAGCTTGCAGTACCGGAAGGTCTTAATACATTTGAAGCAAGAATTGTTCCTCTGAATCAAAGTAAAGTTTTAGCGATCGTTCGGGATGTCACCAGTCAACGGAAAGCAGAAAAGGGATTAATTGAGAGTGAAGAACGCTACCGAAGACTGTTCGATTCATCTCCTGATCCGATCATTGTTCACAGCAATGGTAAATTAATTTCCGCAAATAAAGCCGCAGCAAATTTCATTGGAATAGACAATCCTGAAAAACTATATGGACAACCGATTATCGATTTTGTTGCCCCCGAATCTCATGAAATCGTTAAAGAAAGGATCCATAAATTATATACTGCCGGAACTCCGGTTGAACTTGAAGAAGAAAAATATCTTACTATCGATGGTTCGGTCAGAGATGTTGAAATATCAGCAATTCCAATAACTTTTAAAAATGAAAAAGCTGTTCTTGTAGCTTTCAGGGATATAACAGATCGTAAAAGTGCTGAAGAAAGAATTAAGAATTCCTTAAAAGAAAAAGAAGTTTTATTACAGGAAATTCATCATCGAGTGAAAAATAATATGCAGGTTATCTCGAGTATGCTCAATCTGCAAGCGGGATACATCAAAAATAAACAAGATTTGGATCTGTTCAAAGACAGTATTAATCGTGTTAAATCTATGGCTCTGATCCATGAGAAACTGTATAGATCAGAAGATCTGGCAAGAATCAATTTTAGTGATTATATCCAAAAATTAGCTCGTAACCTGTTTACATTCTTCAAAATCGATATTAATAGAATAAAATATCGAGTTGAAATGGAAGAAATATTATTAGACATTAATAAAGCAATTCCGTGTGGACTGATCATCAATGAACTGCTTTCAAATTCCCTCAAATATGCATTTCCAAAAGACAAGAAAGGGCTTATTCAAATCAAAATCGAATACAGAGAAAATGAGAATAAATATCATGTTCTGTTTGAAGATGATGGTATCGGACTACCTGATCGAATAGATTTTCAGAATACCGAAACCTTAGGATTACAGTTG